The sequence below is a genomic window from Nicotiana tomentosiformis chromosome 6, ASM39032v3, whole genome shotgun sequence.
GGCAAAGTTTATAATGAGGAAGGTTGTGCTAAGTTAAAGGCCAAGTTAAAACAGTCTAACTATGATGAGTTCTTAAGTAGAGCAAAATGGATATATTCATATAGCTAACCTCGACCAATTTGGGATAGAGACATAGTTGATTGATTGAGTGAAAATAAGTTATGAGTTTCTAATATGTAATGGTTAAAATGTATACATATGATACGTATTTATTCCAGGAAAATGGAAATGAGTCTAGAGAGAGAATTTTTTATGTGCACTGTTTTCTATCTTACTTGGCATTTTTTCTGGGTTCAAATTCTTTTTTGGGGGTCGAAGGCTCAGAGGTGGATTGCAGTAATTATATGTTTTTCAAGATTTTTCACAAAGTTTGAAGCTTTAAAGTTCTTCTCAAGTATTAAGGTTGTAGGAATGATTCTAGATGCCCTGTGTTCTTTCTCTTGGATTtgctcttatttttgacttacCTTAGTTTTTATTCCTTTTGATTACATTTCTTTTCATTACTtcctttttttctatttttcctttctaTTCCTAGTAATGTGATTGTTTCCGCAGTATATTCTATATCGGATTCTTTTTTTTCCCTAACTAGACTGCTCCTTTTTTCCTTGTTTTGAGTACCTTAGAATAGAGGGCATTGATGCTCATATATTCCTTGTCTTCAAAGGTGTTCTATTCTTACATTGGCGAAACTAATAGGAAAGCACATCtacacaaaaagagaaaagaaaggaatAACCTCCTCTAGGATATTTTCCACGTGTCAACTTCTTCGACTCTTATGTTGATTACGCTATATTCGTGATTGAAAGTGAAGAATCTCCAAGGAAAAAAGGGAAGAatctcttgttttttttttgtcaTAAAAGCAATCATGTTAAGAGTGCTTTTAAATGAAGTCATGTCATAGGGGTTAGAAATCTAAACTAAGTAGATTTATTGCTTGAACATGTTTTTACTGAATTTTATTAAGATTCAGTACCAAGGTAGTAAAGAAGTACAAAAGAATGGACTTGTCTCCTTCTAAGTATAGCAAGTCCACTGTAAGATCTATGCCATTTACAGTATTCATTTTCtatccaacaaataaggattACTAAGACACCTATACTTACCAAAAGATAAAAAATTTCCCTTCAAAACATCTATGCTTTTGGGTTTATCTATTATTGATTCAATATGGAATCTATTTTATGACAAGTGAGCTGCTGTCTAAAACAGCTGAGTAAGTTCTACTAGAGGAGAACTGCTAAAGTTTCACACTGAATGAAGACAATGTAATGATAGTTACCGAAAAAATATGTAGACAATAGAATGACATATTTGGAAGGCTGGGTAGTTATACCATCATATTTAAATCGGCTGCAGTTGCACGAGAAAAATGGAGTTTGGAAACTGAATTTCACAGTTCCAAAGAGTAAGAGAGAATGGTCCTGAATCCTGGTCATCCCTTCTCCTAGTAGCAGAAGATGATATAAGAGTCTATGAACTTTTACCCTCTTTTGGGTTGGTAAGGATGATTTCTTATGCTTGGTCTTCTATCTGTTACTTCTATCTGTTCCTGAAACTTTAGAACTTATATAGAAAATAAGGTCATTTACATGGCCTCTCTTATTGTACTGCAGCAAGTGGAAAATAAAGCTCAGATGGCATTGAGGTTGGATCTTCAACTGTGAAAGAGAATAGGATCCCCTGCGTACATCTGGTCAAGTTAgaaataaggtcatgaaaaaagTATGACATATTTAGATGTATTACCACTTAGGTCTATGGCAAATTTAGAGCATAGGTTGAAATCTAGAATCTTGGCAGTTTCCTGGTCCAGGCACTATTGGCCTTCCAATAATcagattttgaatttttattgctTGCAGAGGCACTTTTTTAGCATGATTTTCTTCATGAATTACTTCTCTGAATGATTAATATCTTGGTCAAACTTTATAGAGTAACTATTGGCTTTTTACGCTCTCTATTTGTAGTCATAGATTATTTAGTTTTGATGTGTTGACTGCCCTTCCTCTGCATTTTAGGTAATATTTAACCAAATGAGTTTTCCTTTGACCTAGATTTTCCTAAAAGTACTTTTTAGAACCTGTAAATCCTATCATTTTGAGTATGTTCTTATTTGCTTCTATAGTTAAATGCTTAATTTAAAAGGCGCTTAGGATGTCTACCATCTGTCCCCAATATGGAGGCCTTACATATTTTCTGTCTCGTGTTCTTCAACCTTATTTGATTGCCATTGGTCACATGCCTTGATATTTTGATGGTTTGGATATGCAAAGCTAATCATCATAATATAGGTCATCACCATACAGCGTAGAGTAGAAGATTATTGTAAATATTATCTAGCTGATTTTGTCCTCCGTTTTAGAAAGGCGCTCGGAAATTATGAGAAGCATACTTTATGTTACCACCTTCCAGCAGCTTCACCCCCAAAAGATATTCATTTGACTGTCTTTGCTAATTACTTTCTATTAATTGATCAATCCCTATTTTACATGTTACCAGCTAAATCCGTCATTCAATCAGATAATGAATGGTTCTTCTTTTCTCCTCGTGGAAGGAAGTATCCAAACGGATCTCAAAGTAAAAGGGCAACTGAATCTGGTTACTGGAAGGCCACAGGAAAAGAACGTAATGTGAAATCTGGTTCGAATATCATGGGCACAAAGAGAACTCTGGTGTTCCACACTGGTCGAGCACCTAAAGGACAGAGGACACACTGGATAATGCATGAATATTGCATGAGCGGAAGCACTAATTATCAGGTACTTAAGAGCTCTGGCCTGTCGGTTAGTGACCCACCAACCTCGTGTGATGAACTTCCAACCTTTTCAGCTACAACGGAAAATTCAACTACCTACTGTTAGTTATTTGTTGAGTAGAATATGTTGTTCGTATATGCATATCATCCTAAATTTTAGCATTGATAGTTTATTTTGTTATTTAATGCTGAATGGTTTGCTCAATTATAGTTTATCAGAAGTGAGAAAAAAGAAGGGATGTGTTGTCAATATAGCGGTTGCTCAAGGATGCTCTATAACCTGCTCTTACTGACTATAGCAACTGAAAAGAAACTTGTAGAAACAAATAGTTTTATTTGTGGTAGGCCATCACATAAGATACTATAATGTCCGATACAGTCATATTCATTTTGCATACTGTTAAGAACTTaaataaacaaatataaatatatttaccTGGAATGTTCAACTGTATTATGTGATATTTGAGTGATGATATGATTCAAGATAGAAGATTCACTTCGAGCTACTTCTGTTTAACTGTTAGGTGTAAGACTTGGTGGCATGTCTACGCCATAATTGTTCTTTCTTGATTCAATCTAATTCATCCCATTGCAGAAGCCTTCACCAGGTCTTGATAGGTTACCGAAATTCAATTATGTTATCACTTTATTCGCTCTGGAGATTTATATTGCACATATTGTATTTCACCTTGTTTCGCTCAATGAGATAGTTTGTTTGCTGCAATAAACCACTTGCTGAAAATATGTCAATCCTCTGCATCAATAAAGTGCTTTGAGTGTTCGGTCTGATGTGTTATACAGGATTCTATGGTTGTCTGCCGCCTCCGGAAGAATAGTGAGTTTCATTTGAATGACACCCCAAGAAATCAACTGGCTGCTATCGCTTGTGCAACCACTCAGTCTGGAGCAGGACAATTGGGCAGCTTGGAATTGGTCACTATAGGGGATTGCTGTTGTTCAAAGGAAGGGAGTAGCAGTTTTTATTCCCATTCGGTTGAGCAGATTGACTCTGGATCAGAATCTGATAAACCAACTAAAGAGTTCTCTCAGCACGATTCCTCTGGCCACTTCAAGGTTTTGGTTTTACGGCCATTTTTCTGTTGCTCTTTCATTAATGTGTTACTTTTCTGTGGTGTTGACCCTTTCCATATATTAACATAGTTTCTTTCAGAAAATGAAGATATTAGATGAAAACACAACATCATCTGATGGCATATGCTTGAGTGCCAAGCCATTTCTTGTTTTGGGTCCTAATATACAGCTGTGTGGAATTCCAGGATTGTGATGGTGAAGAGGACTGGTTTGCTGATATAATGAAAGATGATATCATTAAGCTAGATGATTCTTCATTGAACGCCCAACCTATTTCCATGGTCCCCAGTAGGCCTGAATCCTCTATATCAACTCATGAAGCTCAAGCTGCGATGTCCGGTGTGGCTCCTTTCCAGGGCACCGCTAATCGAAGACTCAGACTAGTAAAAGTAGTGGTGTGTCCAGTAGAGGGATCCAGAATGTATGAAGCTACCAAAAAGAATAAAATCGGAGTGAGCACAACTAGTTCAGGAAGATGGCTGAGAAACATGATTTCAGTTAAAAGGATGAAGCAATACGTGATGCCTATATTTCTGGTAGTCTTTATATTATTGGTCATGCTTCTTAATATGTTGGGAGTCTCATAGCAAGTGAAATGGCTTAGGCGTGTTCTCGTTTTGACGAGCTGCTGAAGTTAAATACCTATCTGGTATGTTGTTTTAGTAATATTCAGAATGGGAGTTGAAAAAGGAACGAGTGTCTGCACTATGTTTGTGGTATTTGAGCTTACTACCTTGTTGTTTCAACACAAATGTATAAGGTGAGAGCCTGTGACTGTAAATAGATTGTGTAATAGAGGTAGAACTTTAGATGGTGGCTATGAACAAATATACAACCATTTGTTTGTACTTTGATTTACCTACATGTATTATTACCTGTTAATTTTCAGCTGAAATGTTATGCCCTTCAAAAATTTGAACTGCGATATATATCATTTTTAGAATCCCTTTTGTCACAACATATGATTGTGTTAGGGAGAAAAATATATAGAAGAATATTGACCTATATAGACAATATAAGTGTTAGAAGAAGGGCGTGACATCGGTATTAATACTAGCTCTATATTCAGTAGTGATGGTCACTGGCTCGACACTATTAGAAACCTAAACCCTAGCATACCTTCTAAGCTAATCCACTGGAATACCCTTTTCCCTTTCATCATTTGGAACATCTGGATTAAGAGGAATAATAATAACATTAATAACACAACTAGGGTTGTTTCGCTTAATTTTGCTTTAAACCAAGCTATAGAATACGAAGTAATGACAGAGCAAGAGGCAGAATTGAAATTTTCGCGAACAAGTTGCTCATAGTCCCCGGGATTGTTCTGTGATAGAATGCAGCCTCATTCTCCGAGCGCTACTTCTAAAACGATCGTTAAGGTCATTCACTCGGTGGCTCTGCTACCGATGGATCAAGATATGCTGCCTACCTATCATGCCAAAGGCGTTGCTGGTGGATATGCCAAAGATGTCCTGGCTCTGAACCTAGCAACCTTACTAAACGCATTCCCATCCAAATTAGCTGGATAAGGTCACCTAGGGGATGATATAAACTCAACATAGATGGAGCCTTCAAAAATGGTGAGACACACGGTGGAATTGGAGGCGTATTTAGAAATAACAATGGGACTGGGTGATGGGCTTTCAAATGAAAACCCTTTCTAAATCACCCATCGACACAGAACTACAGACTCTTCCATGGCCTTCAACTAGCATGGGAATAAAACCTTTATCCACTTGAAGTGGAAACAGATGCAACCCAGGTAATTAATTTCATAAACCATGGCAATGCCACTCATAACACTCTTATTAATAATTGCAGGTGGTTGATATCCAGAATGGCCATGTTGGTGATCAGACATAACTTCCGTCAAGGGAACAAAGTAGCACATCTTTTGGCCAAAGAAGCATCAAGgcatataaatatcaataaacTTAGTCGTCTAGCTATCCCACCACCTTATGTCACGACCGGGATGCTGGCGGACAAAGCTGGTGAAGTTTAAATGAAGTTCGTGTCTGTTAATGTATGTAGACAATTAGCTAAGCTTGGTAACCTCAGTGCCATGCAAGGCCTATCGTTAGTATGTAATGATCCAATGGATCAAATGACTGTTATGACTTAGCTTTTAATGAATAAATATTTTCAGTTTCTCAACAAAAAAACAGGTGTTAGAAGAAGGCAATTCTTCAAATACTATTATACTCCATAATTGAAAAAGTTtctgaaagtacaagagggggtgAATTGTAGCCTTTTTAAATTTCTAGTCGACTACTTTTTAGACCTAGTCGACTTATGCGGAGATAGCATGCACCAAAACTGTTAGTACTTCAATTTAACCAGATACTACTCACAACAAACAGTAAGGTGTATAATAAAATATGAGAGCAGTAAAATAAATGACACCAggaattttatactggttcgaaACCAATGTGATATCCTAATCCAGTCTCCTTGTGTTGCAAGGATGTTATCTCTTGAGCTCTTTGTAATTTTGGTTAAGTACAGCTTGTGTGATTTTCAACGTTCACCACCAACGTTTACAGGgttggttttcactcgctcacAACAACGAACAAAGGTTAgttttcactcgctcaccaacaACTACCCTTTGGTTTTCGATCGCTCACcaagaaacaaacaatgacacaACGTCTCAGACATACTGCCTCTTCAATATTTTTCtgtctctcttctctctctttttgTACACCGTAAATTTAAAAGTGAATTACAATGCTTGTTAAGAGTAGAACAAAGAACTTGTAGTTGGGTAGACAATTGTATAGAAGATTGCGCCCTTTTTTCTTTCATATAGCTTGTATATTTATAGCCCTTTCAACTTGTTCTGGCTATTGCATAACCCAAGGGAATTTGACCGTTGCTCCTTTATTTGTTTCCATAATTTGCAGCTCCGGCACTTGTATGAATATGGATAGTATGTTGACTTGGCACTCCTTTGAAGATGGATATACCATAGGCATCTTGGCAATTATTGATTTCCTTTCCTTGTTTGACTTTTTGTATTTGGACAGATCTTAATTGTCTCCACTTTCCTTTCTTGAATATGTAAAGTCTTCATAAGGGGCGGACCTAGAGAATTGGCTACAAGTTCTCGGGAATCCAGTAACTTTTGCGTAGACCCTGTATTTATATTAAGaattttactaaatatttataaatatctaaCTGTGAACCCAGATATTATTacatattaatttaaaattacgataagaacccataaatttcaaatcttgaaTCCGCCTCTAATCTTCATTGAGTACCAGCATGAGAATCCTTGTGTagaggattcttttccttttatgGTAGAGAATATTTTCTCTTTATTTGGATGCAATATCTTGGTTGATCTTCTTTAGAAAATCTTGCATTTCATAATTAATTTCTGCTGCATCTCCACGTGCATCGTTCTTCAACCTTCCATAGTCTTGATTCAATATTCATGAATTTCCATAAGAGCAATAGTCATTCTTTATATGGAACTCAAACTTATTTCCATACATTATTCTCTTTTCATACCAAAGAGGTAATGTAGTAAGAATATTTTCTCATAAATAATAGTTGCATCTTTGAACTCCTATTAAAATTATTCCTTTCTTGATCTTGGAAAATAATCTTCCATAATATAGATATTTTCTTTCCATAGAAAATATATTCTTCTCCGATTATATTGAAGGTATTCCTTTCTTGATCTGGGAAAATAATCTCTTTCCATAATATAGATTGTACTACATtcataatatattttctttccatAGAAAATATATTCTTCCTTGGTCTTGTAGTATCTTTTCTATGTAGATTCTTCCACAAAATGATAGATCTTCTCCATGATTCTAGCAACTTTCCTTTCAAGATGTTGAAAAACTTTTCATCCATAATTTTCGTAGATTCTTCTTCTGATATTGTAGTAAGCCATTCAATATTTGAAATtcactttcaaatattatttcttCTATGATGCTTGGAGATTAAATCTCTGAAAATAATCTTCTTTGATAAATTCTTCACATGATATTCTCTTTCCCATATTTGTTTGGATCTTTACCAGCATCTTCTTTCTTGAATAAACCTGTACAAAAATAAGATTACCACAAgtaaatattctttgattaataATTGTGTTGGTTTGTTATCATCAAAATTAATACGTGAAACCTTAAAgctaacaatctccccctttttgatgatggcaAACCATTGAGTACAAAATAAGAAAATTTAATCAAAGACTTAATTAAAGACAGTAATGGAATAAGTTAGATAAATTGTTTACTTCCTTGAAGTCATCTTCTCGAAATGCTTGTAGTACATCAAGTGTGAACTCCTTCTCACTCTATGCATTCCTCGGTTATGCTCCCCCTGTCTCCATACATTCTACTTGAGTTTTCTAACTTTTGTACATATTATTTTCTCCCCTTTTGTAATCATCAAAAGGGTATACTTATTAAGCAAGAGAACAGAATAACAACTAATCAAATCTTAACATTTTCCATAAGACCCATCAAGTAGCGTGAGACCACATGACCATTTCAATTATCAAAACTAGTACACAACTGAGAACTATTATCCGTACGCATCTAAGATTTATATAAGTAATTAGAgaaattaaatacttttaaaatatcaagTTGACAAAATGATTTGACACAAGTACTTGAGAGCATATATGAAACATAATAAATTACACATGCACTTTAGGTGGACCAAAAGATGATTTCAAATGTTTAAGGGACATATAATGGTAGAGAATATTTTGAGTCACTAGACCATATTAACAGAGAAAAGTTTTAACAACCATTTGAGTAAAACTTTTCAAGTATTAGGTATAGTAAAACAAATTAGAAGGCTGAAAATATTTGTAAATGATCAGAATCTTAGGCAAACTTCAACCTATGCATTGAAACACATAAATGATAATCACAAAAGAGGTAAgatgattatgaattatttttacCACAAAAGGATACACGAGAATGATACTAATTTCTTTTCTGAAATGAGaaagtgtaacgactcggccggtcattttgaatattgtaATTCCTTTCCcttatttactgcttaatttatatcttgcaattgatttatgacttatcgggttagttggttcgggtccggaaggaattcggagtgaaatgagacacttagtctcataattaaaaatttaagttagaaaagtggaccggatatggacttatatataaacgacctcagatttaaattttgatgatttcaatagctccgtatggtgattttgggcttaggatcgtgtccgaaatattatttggaggtacgtagaggaattaggcttgaaatgccgaaagtttaatttttgagaagtttgatcggggggttgactttttgatatcggggtcggaatccgattataaaaattagaatacctctgttatgtcatttatgacttgtgtgcaaatttgaggtcaatcggacgtgaattgataggttccggagtcgtttgtagaaattagaaattttaaagctcattaggcttgaatttgggtgtaattcatgattttagcgttgtttgagatgatttgaagattcgactaagtccgtatgatattttaggacttgttggtatatttggtcgaggtcccgaagggctcgggtgagtttcggatgagtaACGGGTTGAATTTTTAACTTGGAACTctgttggaatttttctgatgcaccatctggtttccttcatcgcgttcgcgaatggagCCTCGCGTgtgcgaagaggaactgagaggctggcaatatttgctctttgcgttcgcgaagagaagcacgcgttcgcgaagggtggactgggtatACATCGCGAAGGCGaaaggtgttacgcgttcgcgaagaagagaggaagcagctgaggaccccaggcaattggtatACGCGTTcacgtagggggtgtcgcgttcgcgtagtgagggagAACgaatcatcgcgttcgcgaggggttgaacgcgttcgcgtagaagacagtgaggcagaggcatttttgtgcttcacgaacgcgagggtgatgtcgcgttcgcgaaggaggaatttggacaagAGCTATTTTTTGCTTCGaaaacgcgaggcactgactgcgttcgcgaagaagaaaagcctgggcagtgagtttaagttctgacaATGGGATTTTGTCCCATTTTTAATTTTTGACGATTTGAagctcggatttgaggcgattttgggtgattttaagaggaaacaacgggataagtattcttaactcaatattggttaacttacccgaattcatggttgttttaatcatttaattggtgaattgagttggaaaaaattaaaaaccctcttggtttaaattgaagatttgagggtcgagttggggtcggattttagtaaaattggtatggttagactcgtggttgaatgagcttccggattttgtaacttttatcgagttccgagatatgggccccacgtgcgatttttgagctaatttttagatttttttggaatttttttttttttttatggaattaattccaatgaattttattgactgaaacgaattatttatggccagattcgaggcgtttggagatcaattcacgaggaaaggacattgcggaataagaatttcacggcttgaagtaagtaacagttttaaatctggttctgagggtatgaaaccccatattttgatatcatgcgattattttggaggtgatgcacatgctaggtgacgggcgtgcaccgaggggattgtgacttggtccgtcccggaaaactgtaaagttgaataatttgttgttagctatatgctctctatgtgttgataaaatttgactgtaaatcatgttagaaatcatgcttaggctatgtgatagtactgttgggacccacagaggtcgcgtacttgttgaattgcctgctaaatgctatatgtactcagtctcagtttttacttgcacattttatctcagtctctgttattattattaatacatcatatcattgttgtttgggctgatttcatgattattgagagctcgagagactggagagatttatgactgagtgaggccaagagcctgaatgtgagatattgatactatagcacatgagttggccgtgcgtatccttatattatactatagcacgtgagttggccgtgcggatctttatattatactatgatacgtgagttggccgtgcagcacgtgagttggttatgcggatccagatatttatactatggcacgtgagttgtccgtgcagtatgtgagttgtccgtgtagattatagcgcttgggctgtaggagtcccttcggagtctgtacacccccagtgagcgcgggtacccattgagtgagtgatgagggctgggagcccagagagtgatgagggcttggagcccagtgagtgattgttgctctgagaggttgtacttgaattccaattgttgttgcatttagttgctatctgtcattgttgtgaaatttctgaaaaattattGATATActgattacatgaacaggaactgtataaaaattgatttgacattaaattgccagatttgatagcatgtctattctttgttgggattactggaaatgaaccataactgtgtagctcgttactattttcagttccttatttattattgttacttgctgagttggttgtactcatattataccctgcacttcgtgtgcagatccaggtattcccggacatagcggctGTTGATTCTTCCGTATAGCTAATTTTCAGATTcaaaggtagctgccgtgtttcgcataccttgtctctccttccctatctctgtattactatacttttggtcttagactattgtagaccgtactttttcagatttgtattcatattagatgctcatgtactcagtgacaccaggtttttggggagtgttcgtatttgtatttgggagattttgtattgtatttaaatattatattttcagacaTAAAAAAAATTGTGGTTTAGTGACAttaacggcttgcctagtatcgagataggcgccatcacgacgggtgagattttgggtcgtgaccaaAAGTGTCTCAATATCCTCAGGACATGCTTCCATGTTACCTTACCTTTGGCATATTTCTCTTTGGTTAGAGAAGTAGACGGTTCACAGAATTACTCATGTACTATGAAGTTCTAAATCAAGCCTCTGGAATAGTTTTCTTGAATGCTTGGCTTTATGAACGAACTTCCATTCTTGCTTTGTATTATTTGAGATTTGAAGAGGAAGGTTAATTATCCCTTATACTCTCAAATTCAATCACCTTGCAAACTCTACGAAATTCTTGATACAACTTCCCGTTAGTATCATCAAAATAACTGTGTGTAGCTATAATCCCACAATCATGCCTTTTTAAAAAAGATTAATTTGAAAAGAACATAAACTAACTCTTAGAGATGATTATAAAACAAATTGGTTACATGAACATTGTTAGAAATTCTTAACATTATGGGATGTTTTAAAGAAATCTTTCAATTATAAAGCCATGTAaaacatattaaaaatatttaaaaactctaTAAGATGCCCACAAAGATACTTTATAACAATAATTTCAACGAGGAAACAAACCTTCTTGTTGTAAAACCTTGAGCTATAAGATTACCCCTGTTATTCACAACCTTACCATTTTCATCATGCCCGTGAATGAATGTCAGTGATAGTAGCTCACTTGACTTGGTAATAAAATTCTCACACTTCAATTCATTCAAATTCTTTCAGTTCGAACTCATTATGCT
It includes:
- the LOC104087779 gene encoding NAC domain-containing protein 89-like yields the protein MEDGHVSGSRNENSRTARNNNVEISIATASSMFPGFRFSPTDEELISYYLKKKLEGSDKCVEVISEVEIWKHEPWDLPAKSVIQSDNEWFFFSPRGRKYPNGSQSKRATESGYWKATGKERNVKSGSNIMGTKRTLVFHTGRAPKGQRTHWIMHEYCMSGSTNYQDSMVVCRLRKNSEFHLNDTPRNQLAAIACATTQSGAGQLGSLELVTIGDCCCSKEGSSSFYSHSVEQIDSGSESDKPTKEFSQHDSSGHFKDCDGEEDWFADIMKDDIIKLDDSSLNAQPISMVPSRPESSISTHEAQAAMSGVAPFQGTANRRLRLVKVVVCPVEGSRMYEATKKNKIGVSTTSSGRWLRNMISVKRMKQYVMPIFLVVFILLVMLLNMLGVS